The Candidatus Margulisiibacteriota bacterium region TTGTTTGCAGCCTTCTTTCTCCATAATTTTTTCTGTTGTCAATCGATTCAATCCGGTGCTTGTCAGAAAATACTAACTGAGCATAATGAAAATCAAGGCCATGTTTAGCAATATTGTATTTGCATCTGTTTTCATCCCACTCAAACTCTTTCAACCAGCGCTCAAACATTACAGAATAATTA contains the following coding sequences:
- a CDS encoding BrnT family toxin, producing NYSVMFERWLKEFEWDENRCKYNIAKHGLDFHYAQLVFSDKHRIESIDNRKNYGERRLQTIGSTGKHILFMAYTMRGKATRIISARLANEKERNRYYDNN